A single window of Callithrix jacchus isolate 240 chromosome 6, calJac240_pri, whole genome shotgun sequence DNA harbors:
- the CATIP gene encoding ciliogenesis-associated TTC17-interacting protein isoform X7, whose product MDAAAHRPGRGPQYVLQSSLHRWEEDCWCWRRDPLLPSNPPRGSRTKDHQPSGVEGLPFPEANAEAINFLSSLEYEELQLLFFSETLAMVSDTGEPQGELTIEVQRGKYQEKLGLLTSCIFVHAFTQGFLDKMLCGNSLLVSVSLHPRPSLREAGAHGTAQPRVHQESLSIAQAGGQWDDLGHCNLRLPSSSDSSPSASKVAGTTGRYHHAQLIFVFLIETGFTIMARLVSNSCPCDPPTSASRSAEITGMSHGAWPIFVFLTETGFCHVDQAGLELLTSSDPPALASQNAEITGVSHHAQPCCCFSKSKSLNLSFLIN is encoded by the exons ATGGACGCAGCTGCACACAGACCGGGTAGAGGCCCACAGTATGTCCTCCAAAGTTCACTCCACAGGTGGGAAGAGGACTGCTGGTGCTGGAGGCGGGACCCGCTTCTCCCTTCCAATCCACCTCGGG GCTCCAGAACCAAGGACCACCAACCCTCGGGCGTGGAGGGTCTGCCATTCCCAGAGGCCAATGCTGAAGCCATCAACTTCCTCAGCTCCCTCG AGTACGAGGAGCTACAGTTGCTGTTCTTCTCCGAGACGCTGGCCATGGTGTCGGACACCGGGGAGCCTCAGGGAGAGCTGACCATTGAAGTGCAGAGGGGGAAATACCAGGAAAAACTTGGTCTGCTGACATCCTGCATCTTCGTGCACGCCTTTACCCAAGGCTTCTTGGACAAAATGCTTTGTGGAAATTCCCTCCTGG TGTCTGTGTCCCTGCACCCCAGGCCATCTCTCAGAGAAGCTGGAGCTCATGGAACAGCACAGCCACGAGTTCATCAAG agtctctctccattgcccaggctggagggcagtgggatgatctcggtcactgtaacctccgcctcccaagttcaagcgattcttctccttcagcctccaaagtagctgggactacaggcaggtaccaccatgcccagctaatttttgtatttttaatagagacgggtttcaccataatggccaggctggtctcaaactcctgcccttgtgatccacccacctcggcctcccgaagtgctgagattacaggcatgagccatggtgcctggccaatttttgtatttttaacagagacggggttttgccatgttgatcaggctggtctcgaactcctgacctcaagtgatccacccgccttggcctcccaaaatgctgagattacaggtgtgagccaccacgcccagccctgctgctgtttttctaaatcaaaatctttaaacctcagttttctcattaatTAA